Proteins from a genomic interval of Nocardioidaceae bacterium:
- a CDS encoding MFS transporter, giving the protein MSVRTSSAERTAARSARPDHPTVVVAALCLGGLVAALTQTMVIPIQAELPRLLAATVADAAWVITITLLAGAVTMPISGRLADIHGKQRVLLGSGLLLVAGSVVSALSSGLFSLLVGRGLQGVAMGFIPVGIALLREVMPPEKASGAVATMSATLGVGGAIGLPLSAWIAQSGDWHNLFWVSSAAALVVVVAVATLVPNTPPAQRARFDVPGAVGLALGLSLFLVGISKASTWGWTSGRTVGAIVAGLAVLVVWGAMQLRTANPLVDLRSTARTPVLLTNIAAVAVGMGMMAQAIVMPQLLELPSATGYGLDQSILAAGLWMAPGGLMMLLFAPVASRIIDSRGAKTALALGAAVLGFGYVVAFLLMSAPWQVMVATLVISAGVGIGYAAMPTLVLDASPAEEAGSAVGVNTLMRSLGTAIASAVMGTLLSSSTQPLGSVRVPTEGAFEACFVFGAIAAFVGVAVTLTIPRRPSQAHSDADEVDEAGEQASARPTAQPAT; this is encoded by the coding sequence GTGTCCGTCCGTACGTCCTCCGCCGAGCGAACAGCAGCCCGCTCCGCACGCCCCGACCACCCGACCGTGGTCGTGGCCGCCCTCTGCCTGGGAGGCCTCGTCGCCGCCCTCACGCAGACCATGGTCATCCCGATCCAGGCCGAGCTGCCGCGGCTGCTCGCCGCGACGGTCGCCGACGCCGCCTGGGTCATCACCATCACCCTGCTGGCCGGCGCGGTGACGATGCCGATCAGCGGACGCCTGGCCGACATCCACGGCAAGCAGCGCGTGCTGCTCGGGTCCGGGCTCCTCCTGGTCGCCGGGTCCGTCGTGAGTGCCCTGTCCAGCGGACTCTTCTCCCTGCTCGTCGGCCGCGGTCTCCAGGGCGTGGCCATGGGCTTCATCCCGGTCGGCATCGCCCTGCTGCGCGAGGTCATGCCGCCCGAGAAGGCCTCCGGCGCCGTGGCGACCATGAGCGCGACGCTCGGTGTCGGCGGCGCGATCGGTCTGCCGCTCTCGGCGTGGATCGCGCAGAGCGGTGACTGGCACAACCTCTTCTGGGTCTCCAGCGCCGCGGCGTTGGTCGTCGTCGTGGCGGTCGCGACCCTGGTGCCGAACACGCCGCCTGCCCAACGGGCTCGCTTCGACGTGCCTGGGGCCGTGGGTCTGGCGCTCGGTCTCTCGCTCTTCCTCGTGGGCATCTCCAAGGCCAGCACCTGGGGCTGGACGTCGGGTCGCACCGTGGGCGCGATCGTCGCCGGCCTGGCCGTGCTCGTCGTCTGGGGTGCGATGCAGCTGCGGACGGCGAACCCGCTGGTCGACCTGCGCAGCACCGCGCGTACGCCGGTGCTGCTCACCAACATCGCTGCGGTCGCCGTCGGCATGGGGATGATGGCCCAGGCGATCGTCATGCCGCAGCTGCTGGAGCTGCCGAGCGCCACGGGCTACGGCCTCGACCAGTCGATCCTCGCCGCCGGCCTCTGGATGGCTCCCGGCGGCCTGATGATGCTGCTCTTCGCGCCGGTCGCCAGCCGCATCATCGACAGTCGTGGTGCCAAGACCGCTCTCGCGCTCGGTGCGGCGGTGCTCGGCTTCGGCTACGTCGTCGCGTTCCTGCTGATGTCGGCGCCGTGGCAGGTCATGGTCGCGACGCTGGTGATCTCGGCCGGTGTCGGCATCGGGTACGCCGCGATGCCCACCCTCGTCCTCGACGCGTCGCCTGCCGAGGAGGCCGGCTCGGCGGTCGGCGTCAACACCCTCATGCGCAGTCTGGGCACCGCCATCGCCTCCGCGGTGATGGGCACGCTGCTGTCGAGCTCGACGCAGCCGCTGGGTTCCGTACGGGTGCCGACCGAGGGGGCGTTCGAGGCGTGCTTCGTCTTCGGGGCGATCGCCGCCTTCGTCGGCGTCGCCGTCACGTTGACGATCCCCAGAAGGCCGTCGCAGGCACATTCAGACGCAGACGAGGTGGACGAGGCGGGCGAGCAGGCAAGCGCACGGCCGACGGCGCAGCCTGCCACCTGA
- a CDS encoding NERD domain-containing protein → MEDTGATVEKAIRLRYAGSCRVCGTPLDAGTRAVHERRTRTVRCLSHLADAAEPTWGSTPEEDADEAVASGHAGASARREFERRREARDRRIRGRFPHIGGLVLALSSDPPSTQAWDAGALGEERLGRALDRLAGDDVRLLHDRRIPRSRANVDHLVVTTNGVWVVDAKRYRGRPSRRVEGGVLRPRVEKLLVAGRDRTSLVDGALRQVDLVRSLVGDEAPVRGVLCFLEADWPLIGGAFSVRGVEVCWPRTLYPRLTAVGDVTPAQVDRIHRTLAAALPRA, encoded by the coding sequence ATGGAGGACACGGGAGCGACGGTGGAGAAGGCCATACGGCTCCGCTACGCCGGCTCCTGTCGCGTCTGTGGCACGCCGCTCGACGCCGGCACACGCGCCGTCCACGAGCGACGGACACGCACCGTCCGCTGCCTCAGCCACCTCGCCGATGCAGCCGAGCCGACATGGGGGTCGACGCCCGAGGAAGATGCCGACGAGGCCGTCGCAAGCGGTCATGCCGGAGCCTCGGCACGCCGTGAGTTCGAGCGTCGCCGCGAAGCGCGGGACCGACGCATCCGTGGGCGATTCCCCCACATCGGTGGACTGGTGCTCGCGCTGAGCAGCGATCCGCCATCGACGCAGGCCTGGGACGCAGGCGCGCTCGGCGAGGAGAGGCTGGGTCGGGCCCTCGATCGACTGGCGGGAGACGACGTACGTCTTCTCCACGACCGCCGCATCCCTCGCTCGCGGGCCAACGTCGATCACCTGGTCGTCACCACGAACGGTGTCTGGGTCGTCGACGCCAAGAGGTACCGCGGCCGCCCGTCCCGCAGGGTCGAGGGCGGTGTGCTGCGACCCCGTGTGGAGAAGTTGCTCGTCGCGGGACGCGATCGCACCTCGCTGGTCGACGGTGCCCTCCGCCAGGTGGACCTCGTCAGATCGCTGGTCGGGGACGAGGCGCCCGTGCGCGGAGTGCTGTGCTTCCTCGAGGCCGACTGGCCGCTGATCGGCGGCGCGTTCTCGGTGCGCGGCGTCGAGGTCTGCTGGCCCAGGACGCTCTACCCGAGACTGACCGCCGTCGGCGATGTGACGCCGGCCCAGGTCGACCGGATCCACCGGACCCTGGCCGCCGCACTGCCGAGGGCCTGA
- a CDS encoding YihY/virulence factor BrkB family protein, whose translation MPGPRERAADLAERVATVGDRLREAALGRSERFASRAPAPVRTGLELAVATVRDARRDRVPGLAAEVALFTLISLPALLLVVLGSLGFVADVLGPDGRAELDRLVFTVPRAALSGDTFAAYEQLVRPVTREGRVDVIGFGLLLGLWTGSRATNRVLETVTIAYDLEHPRARWRQRILALGMTVAATVGAVALLPLLVLGPRLMRALAPDGVAAAGSSVLDWLFWPLVGLLVVVALATVFHVGVPWRTPWRRDLPGAVLAMALWLVAAAGLRLYLALSGASLDGGETVYRQLSAPIAVSLWLWVSALAVLLGAELNAEIEKRWPTGAYGPRTADGPPHRRDESADGRPERG comes from the coding sequence ATGCCGGGTCCCCGCGAGCGCGCCGCTGACCTCGCCGAGCGCGTCGCGACCGTCGGTGACCGGTTGCGCGAGGCGGCGCTCGGGCGCAGCGAGCGCTTCGCCTCCCGCGCCCCGGCGCCGGTGCGCACGGGGCTGGAGCTCGCCGTCGCCACCGTCCGCGACGCCCGTCGCGACCGCGTCCCGGGCCTCGCGGCCGAGGTCGCGCTGTTCACCCTGATCTCGCTGCCCGCGCTGCTGCTGGTGGTGCTCGGCTCGCTCGGCTTCGTTGCCGACGTCCTCGGACCCGACGGGCGCGCCGAGCTGGACCGGCTGGTCTTCACCGTCCCGCGGGCGGCGCTGTCGGGCGACACGTTCGCGGCGTACGAGCAGCTCGTCCGCCCCGTCACCCGCGAGGGACGGGTCGACGTGATCGGCTTCGGGCTGCTGCTGGGTCTGTGGACCGGGTCGCGGGCCACCAACCGGGTGCTGGAGACGGTGACGATCGCGTACGACCTCGAGCACCCGCGCGCCCGCTGGCGCCAACGGATCCTCGCGCTCGGGATGACCGTCGCGGCGACGGTCGGAGCGGTCGCGCTGCTGCCGCTGCTGGTGCTGGGACCGCGCCTGATGCGTGCCCTCGCGCCCGACGGCGTGGCCGCAGCCGGGTCCTCCGTTCTCGACTGGTTGTTCTGGCCGCTGGTCGGCCTGCTGGTCGTCGTCGCGCTGGCGACCGTGTTCCACGTCGGCGTCCCGTGGCGTACGCCCTGGCGGCGCGACCTGCCCGGGGCGGTGCTGGCGATGGCGTTGTGGCTCGTCGCCGCGGCGGGCCTGCGGCTCTACCTCGCGCTCAGCGGAGCGAGCCTCGACGGCGGCGAGACCGTCTACCGGCAGCTCAGCGCGCCCATCGCCGTCTCGCTGTGGTTGTGGGTCTCGGCGCTGGCGGTGCTGCTCGGCGCCGAGCTGAACGCCGAGATCGAGAAGCGGTGGCCGACCGGGGCGTACGGGCCGCGAACCGCAGACGGACCGCCACATCGACGAGACGAGTCCGCCGACGGTCGACCAGAGCGAGGCTGA
- a CDS encoding DUF1499 domain-containing protein, whose protein sequence is MAAKRLSPCAEGSQKCVSTLDTQEYCAMDPVPFTGSPEQAKAAVMKVIADFPRTSVTTEEADYVSAVFKTKVLRFKDTVEFEIDADDNMVHFRSESVPYAGSDLGANRKRMTTVREQLVAALG, encoded by the coding sequence ATGGCCGCCAAGCGACTGAGCCCGTGTGCCGAGGGATCGCAGAAGTGCGTCTCGACGCTGGACACGCAGGAGTACTGCGCGATGGACCCCGTGCCGTTCACCGGTTCGCCCGAGCAGGCGAAGGCCGCGGTCATGAAGGTCATCGCCGACTTCCCGCGCACCTCGGTCACGACCGAGGAGGCCGACTACGTCTCGGCGGTCTTCAAGACGAAGGTGCTCCGCTTCAAGGACACCGTCGAGTTCGAGATCGACGCCGACGACAACATGGTCCACTTCCGCTCCGAGTCCGTGCCGTACGCCGGCTCCGACCTCGGCGCGAACCGCAAGCGCATGACGACGGTGCGCGAGCAGCTCGTCGCCGCCCTGGGCTGA
- a CDS encoding cation diffusion facilitator family transporter, with protein MPDHRGRLAVVLAITVTVLVVEVVGAIVSGSLALLADAAHMLTDALGLTMGLLAAVLVTRPSTSQRTWGWHRAEVLGAAAQAGLLLVVGGYVLVEAVRRLFSPEEVAPTAMIVFGAVGLVGNIIGLLVLAGGRGDNLNMRAAFLEVANDALGSVAVLVAAATVATTGFLRADAIASLVIAALILPRAVRLLRETGHILLEATPAGLDLDAVRDRLLAMEHVHEVHDLHATQVATGLPVLTAHLVVDDACFFDGHLAQLLDEAQACLADEYDVEHSTVQFEMLSHGAHESGMHT; from the coding sequence ATGCCCGACCACCGCGGCCGCCTGGCCGTCGTCCTCGCCATCACCGTGACGGTGCTGGTCGTCGAGGTCGTCGGCGCGATCGTCTCCGGGTCGCTGGCCCTGCTCGCCGACGCCGCACACATGCTCACCGACGCCCTCGGCCTGACGATGGGCCTGTTGGCGGCCGTGCTGGTGACCCGCCCCTCGACCTCGCAGCGCACCTGGGGCTGGCATCGCGCCGAGGTGCTCGGCGCCGCCGCCCAGGCCGGACTGCTGCTCGTGGTCGGGGGATACGTGCTGGTCGAGGCCGTACGCCGCCTCTTCTCGCCCGAAGAGGTCGCGCCGACCGCGATGATCGTCTTCGGTGCCGTCGGACTGGTCGGCAACATCATCGGCCTGCTGGTCCTGGCCGGGGGGCGCGGCGACAACCTCAACATGAGGGCGGCGTTCCTCGAGGTCGCGAACGACGCTCTCGGCTCGGTGGCGGTGCTGGTGGCCGCGGCGACCGTGGCCACGACCGGGTTCCTCCGCGCGGACGCGATCGCGTCCCTCGTGATCGCTGCGCTGATCCTTCCCCGCGCCGTGCGACTGCTCCGCGAGACCGGACACATCCTGCTGGAGGCGACCCCGGCGGGCCTGGACCTCGACGCCGTCCGCGACCGGTTGCTGGCGATGGAGCACGTGCACGAGGTGCACGACCTCCACGCCACCCAGGTCGCCACCGGGCTCCCGGTCCTGACCGCGCACCTCGTCGTCGACGACGCGTGCTTCTTCGACGGCCATCTCGCCCAGCTGCTCGACGAGGCGCAGGCGTGCCTGGCCGATGAGTACGACGTCGAGCACTCGACCGTGCAGTTCGAGATGCTCAGTCACGGGGCGCACGAGAGCGGCATGCACACCTGA
- a CDS encoding anion permease — translation MSTTPTSPRTTGPTDSPPTAVDDGGPSGRSRRTTWILRVAGIAAALLTYLALGGGSLDGDARAVAAIGVLMAFWWITEAIPLAATSLIPIVAIPALTSIEVDDATAPYASSIVFLFLGGFLIAIAMQKWNLHRRIALLTLRRVGTSPRRIILGMMVSTAFLSMWVSNTATTLMMLPIAMSVLALVVERRSDLASDAGTAGEDLREGLAAGRAISDIVADKQVRTFGVALVLSIAWAASIGGLGTLLGSPPNAIVAGYLSDELGQDVGFLQWMMLGVPIVITFIAVSWLLITRVLFRFDLPEVAGGAQMIEAEIDALGEMTLGERMVCVVFGGAAFLWVVPGLLAEIDAVSTLLPWIGGLDDTAIAIGAGLALFFLPGDREGAMVLDWKDAETGLPWGVLLLFGGGLSLAAAVATSGLDVYFGEQVSGLEVLPIVLLLAAVSAIVLFLTEVTSNTATAATFIPVLGGVAVGIGVDPTTLLIPAALAATCAFMLPVGTPPNAIVFGTGSVTIAEMVRGGFVLNIVGLVLITMFTVLIGPMALGLVI, via the coding sequence ATGAGCACGACACCGACGAGCCCACGGACCACCGGTCCGACCGACTCACCCCCGACCGCCGTCGACGACGGCGGACCGTCCGGACGGTCCCGGAGGACCACCTGGATCCTCCGGGTCGCCGGCATCGCCGCAGCTCTGCTGACCTACCTCGCGCTCGGCGGCGGCTCGCTGGACGGCGATGCGCGGGCCGTGGCCGCCATCGGCGTGCTCATGGCGTTCTGGTGGATCACCGAGGCGATCCCCCTGGCAGCGACCTCGCTGATCCCGATCGTGGCGATCCCGGCGCTCACCTCGATCGAGGTGGACGACGCGACGGCGCCGTACGCGAGCTCGATCGTGTTCCTGTTCCTGGGCGGCTTCCTCATCGCGATCGCGATGCAGAAGTGGAACCTGCACCGTCGGATCGCGCTGCTGACGCTGCGTCGGGTGGGCACCTCGCCGCGACGGATCATCCTCGGGATGATGGTCTCGACCGCGTTCCTGTCGATGTGGGTGTCGAACACGGCCACGACCCTCATGATGCTGCCCATCGCGATGAGCGTTCTCGCCCTGGTGGTGGAGCGGCGCTCCGACCTGGCCTCGGACGCTGGGACTGCCGGCGAGGACCTGCGCGAAGGACTTGCTGCCGGTCGCGCCATCAGCGACATCGTCGCTGACAAGCAGGTGCGGACCTTCGGGGTCGCGCTCGTGCTCTCCATCGCCTGGGCCGCCTCGATCGGCGGTCTCGGGACGCTGCTCGGCAGCCCACCGAACGCGATCGTCGCCGGCTACCTCAGCGACGAGCTGGGCCAGGACGTCGGCTTCCTGCAGTGGATGATGCTGGGCGTCCCGATCGTCATCACCTTCATCGCCGTCTCCTGGCTGCTGATCACCCGCGTGCTGTTCCGCTTCGACCTCCCCGAGGTGGCCGGCGGCGCTCAGATGATCGAGGCCGAGATCGATGCGCTCGGCGAGATGACGCTGGGCGAGCGGATGGTCTGCGTCGTCTTCGGCGGCGCGGCGTTCCTGTGGGTCGTCCCGGGCCTGCTGGCCGAGATCGACGCGGTCTCGACCCTCCTCCCCTGGATCGGCGGCCTCGATGACACGGCGATCGCGATCGGTGCCGGCCTCGCGCTCTTCTTCCTGCCCGGTGACCGCGAGGGCGCGATGGTGCTCGACTGGAAGGACGCGGAGACGGGCCTGCCGTGGGGCGTGCTGCTCCTGTTCGGCGGCGGCCTGAGCCTGGCGGCCGCCGTGGCCACCTCCGGGCTCGACGTCTACTTCGGCGAGCAGGTCTCCGGGCTCGAGGTGCTCCCGATCGTGCTGCTGCTCGCCGCGGTCTCCGCGATCGTGCTCTTCCTGACCGAGGTCACCAGCAACACCGCCACCGCGGCGACCTTCATCCCCGTGCTCGGCGGCGTGGCCGTCGGCATCGGCGTGGACCCGACCACCCTGCTGATCCCCGCTGCGCTGGCCGCGACCTGCGCCTTCATGCTGCCCGTCGGCACGCCACCGAACGCGATCGTCTTCGGCACCGGGTCGGTGACCATCGCCGAGATGGTGCGCGGAGGCTTCGTGCTCAACATCGTCGGCCTGGTGCTCATCACCATGTTCACGGTGCTCATCGGCCCGATGGCTCTGGGGCTGGTCATCTGA